The Periplaneta americana isolate PAMFEO1 chromosome 10, P.americana_PAMFEO1_priV1, whole genome shotgun sequence genome includes a window with the following:
- the LOC138707821 gene encoding R3H domain-containing protein 4-like isoform X2, with product MGVIRKNDPKLGIFASSEESLNIPDSSDDEHAGSSTEDAELPQAMHVPRRLRHRVPSVPMSFCNQRKRLGKKRSRRYDNVNQLVTLVEEDELGEVSFHDLVQNSNDAFQRLLEDSDSLEAWNNFIQSSEEVQMIIASEKGFHERSKKKQVPFSSKTPMTGEQAFRNIKTGLRNVLKKNRVPLGMLGFLENQVVEFFSKMPSGIYTSSSLSSYERLLLHAVSQYHSLISYKAYYLCAREVAWQSTAFILKSTYRYTW from the exons ATGGGTGTGATACGGAAAAATGATCCCAAATTGGGCATATTTGCTTCTTCGGAGGAATCACTTAA CATTCCAGATTCAAGTGATGATGAACATGCAGGATCATCTACTGAAGATGCTGAATTACCACAAGCTATGCATGTGCCAAGACGTCTCCGACACAGAGTTCCTTCTGTACCTATGTCTTTCTGTAATCAGAGAAAGCGCTTGGGAAAGAAAAGGTCACGCCGTTATGATAATG TAAATCAGCTTGTTACCTTAGTAGAGGAAGATGAACTGGGAGAAGTTTCTTTTCATGACTTGGTCCAGAATTCCAATGACGCGTTCCAGAGACTTCTGGAAGATAGTGACTCTTTAGAG GCCTGGAACAACTTTATTCAGAGCAGTGAAGAAGTACAGATGATAATTGCTTCTGAGAAAGGTTTCCATGAGAGATCGAAGAAGAAGCAAGTGCCTTTTTCATCCAAAACTCCAATGACTGGTGAACAAGCTTTCCGCAATATTAAAACAGGCTTGCGAAATGTCCTGAAGAAGAATCGTGTTCCATTG GGGATGCTgggatttttggaaaatcaagtggtggaatttttttcgaaaatgccATCTGGAATTTATACTTCCTCATCTCTGTCCAGTTACGAGCGACTTCTGTTACATGCTGTATCACAGTACCACAGTCTTATTTCATACA aggcgtattacctatgtgccagagaagttgcctggcaaagtacggcgttcattctgaagagtacttaccgatacacaTGGTAA